The following proteins come from a genomic window of Montipora foliosa isolate CH-2021 chromosome 2, ASM3666993v2, whole genome shotgun sequence:
- the LOC137990811 gene encoding probable palmitoyltransferase ZDHHC24: MNDLRGLFEDLKPKKTSEFAAFVIMIVLLWVIMLFELFIVLPLYHVPFSAWYFIHVFCGFFMWMNVFANFYMLIMTDTTGKNLGMPSVLKPGWTYCPFCQLNSPPRAYHCQVCNECILKRDHHCIFAGKCVGFRNYRYYMCLAMHLWMGAVYANVFHYEYVTEQIGPFGFWTLLTLFSPAVMWLLGYMTVYGIFVSFMAGVSIFALLLFSGLLFFQARIIFRGQTSYERKKHKREYDLGWKQNFLQVFGKRWYLVWVWPAISSPLQGDGTNFTKTYPEEEKDL, from the coding sequence ATGAACGACTTAAGGGGGTTGTTTGAGGATCTAAAGCCTAAGAAAACGTCTGAGTTCGCTGCATTTGTTATTATGATCGTGTTGTTGTGGGTTATAATGCTCTTTGAACTGTTTATTGTGTTGCCTCTCTACCACGTACCCTTCTCCGCGTGGTACTTTATTCATGTGTTTTGTGGATTTTTCATGTGGATGAACGTGTTTGCTAACTTTTATATGCTAATAATGACGGACACCACCGGAAAGAATCTTGGAATGCCGTCTGTGCTGAAACCAGGGTGGACCTACTGTCCCTTTTGTCAGCTGAATTCGCCTCCTCGAGCTTACCATTGTCAAGTTTGTAATGAGTGCATCCTGAAGCGAGACCATCATTgcatttttgcgggaaaatgcgTTGGTTTTAGGAATTATCGATACTACATGTGTTTAGCGATGCATCTTTGGATGGGAGCTGTTTATGCCAATGTCTTCCATTACGAATATGTGACCGAACAAATCGGTCCATTTGGTTTTTGGACTTTACTGACCTTGTTTAGTCCTGCTGTCATGTGGTTGCTTGGCTATATGACTGTGTACGgaatttttgtttcctttatgGCCGGTGTTTCCATCTTTGCACTGCTTCTTTTTAGCGGCTTACTGTTTTTTCAAGCCAGAATCATTTTTCGAGGTCAGACGTCTTATGAACGGAAGAAACATAAGAGAGAGTATGATCTTGGTTGGAAACAGAACTTTCTTCAAGTGTTTGGGAAGAGATGGTATTTAGTATGGGTGTGGCCAGCTATAAGCTCACCATTACAAGGAGACGGGACAAATTTCACTAAGACTTATCCTGAGGAGGAGAAGGATCTTTGA